A single genomic interval of Candidatus Zixiibacteriota bacterium harbors:
- the hemN gene encoding oxygen-independent coproporphyrinogen III oxidase, whose amino-acid sequence MMNSDSTATTIPIDLLRKYDRPGPRYTSYPTAPIWSEDVGGDRYAEALKKASAVADVPLSLYCHIPFCRKRCFYCGCNTCIVKGDTSVDAYTEELCKEIVWTAERLQPRRKVRQLHFGGGTPTYVGVERLGQILDCMEQSFEFDETCERSMEIDPRLTTPEQLEFLAQRGFNRISLGVQDFDPDVQVSIGRIQPHEQVTTVLGHCRRLGFKGINFDLIYGLPLQTVGSFSRTLERVIELRPDRLAVYSFAFLPTVKAHQSKIDQGDLPTTEVKYQLFAKAIEMFTGAGYKQIGMDHFALPDDELSLAQADGRLYRNFMGYSIQAAPEMIGIGMSSIGYVDDGFFQNVSKLKEYGRRIDDSNCAVYRGMKLSDDDLIRQYLITSLMCNFRLDIAPFEERFGIRYNDYFSEERTRLSGFVEDALLEVSSDRLVVTQVGRAFVRNIAMTFDAYLKGDAPGKKATYSRTI is encoded by the coding sequence ATGATGAATAGCGATTCTACCGCCACCACCATACCCATAGACCTCCTGCGCAAATACGACCGACCGGGCCCGCGTTATACCAGCTATCCGACGGCGCCGATCTGGAGTGAGGATGTCGGTGGCGATCGTTATGCCGAGGCGCTCAAAAAGGCGTCGGCAGTTGCGGACGTACCATTGTCGCTCTATTGTCACATCCCCTTTTGCCGGAAACGATGTTTCTATTGCGGTTGCAACACCTGTATCGTCAAAGGGGACACTTCAGTCGATGCCTACACCGAGGAATTGTGCAAGGAGATCGTGTGGACGGCTGAGCGGCTGCAACCGCGCCGGAAGGTTCGGCAGCTGCATTTTGGCGGCGGTACGCCGACCTATGTCGGTGTAGAGCGTCTGGGACAGATTCTCGATTGCATGGAACAGTCGTTTGAATTCGATGAAACGTGTGAACGGTCGATGGAGATTGATCCGCGACTGACCACGCCTGAGCAACTTGAGTTTTTGGCCCAACGTGGTTTCAATCGCATCTCGCTTGGTGTGCAGGATTTCGATCCCGATGTCCAGGTGTCGATAGGCAGGATACAGCCGCATGAGCAAGTGACGACCGTTCTCGGGCATTGTCGTCGGTTGGGATTCAAAGGGATCAACTTTGACCTCATCTACGGCCTGCCGTTGCAGACGGTGGGTAGTTTCTCAAGGACGCTTGAACGGGTGATTGAACTGCGCCCGGACCGGCTGGCCGTATACTCGTTTGCCTTCCTGCCGACGGTAAAAGCGCACCAGTCGAAAATCGATCAGGGTGATCTGCCCACCACCGAAGTGAAGTACCAGTTGTTCGCCAAGGCTATCGAGATGTTCACCGGTGCCGGTTATAAACAGATCGGCATGGATCATTTCGCATTGCCCGATGATGAACTGTCGCTGGCCCAGGCCGACGGAAGGTTGTATCGAAATTTCATGGGTTATTCGATTCAGGCGGCGCCGGAAATGATCGGCATCGGCATGTCGTCGATCGGATACGTGGACGATGGGTTCTTTCAGAATGTGTCCAAGCTAAAAGAGTATGGCCGACGCATCGATGACTCGAACTGTGCCGTGTATCGGGGGATGAAACTCTCCGACGACGATTTGATTCGCCAGTATCTTATCACGTCCCTCATGTGCAATTTCCGACTCGACATTGCTCCGTTTGAAGAGCGCTTTGGAATCAGGTACAACGACTATTTTTCCGAAGAGCGAACGCGCCTGAGCGGTTTTGTCGAGGATGCTCTGCTTGAGGTATCCTCCGACCGGTTGGTTGTGACTCAGGTTGGTCGCGCTTTTGTGCGCAATATTGCCATGACCTTCGATGCCTACCTGAAAGGGGATGCGCCGGGCAAGAAGGCGACCTATTCGAGAACCATTTAG
- the hemH gene encoding ferrochelatase — translation MVQQSDKPCVILLSMGGPETTADVREFLYNIFCDRSLIRLPGGRFFQRSFARLISSLRCSKVQRHYDSIGGGSPLLMWTTKQAAQIERLLNRKVPGVRCLVGMRYFHPLIEDTLAAALEAGSRRFIFLPMYPQFSRATTGSSFQVVRRITEGREVECIFIDDFHDDPGYTRLLKEHIDVHISADETLLFSAHSLPQRFVDEGDPYVQQVRISAGLAAGDREYALSYQSRTGPVKWVGPDTIVEARRLLSDPRKKLFVVPLSFVCDHIETLYEIDIDLRQQLGADGSRIRRMPMLNGNPGFSEVLADIVTRKGGLHGLG, via the coding sequence ATGGTCCAACAATCGGACAAACCCTGCGTTATTCTGCTGAGCATGGGAGGGCCTGAGACAACCGCTGATGTCCGTGAGTTTCTCTATAATATCTTTTGCGATCGTAGTCTGATTCGATTACCCGGCGGGAGATTCTTCCAACGTTCGTTTGCCAGGTTGATTTCATCACTGCGTTGCTCAAAAGTCCAACGCCACTACGACAGCATAGGTGGCGGGTCGCCGCTATTAATGTGGACGACCAAACAGGCCGCACAGATTGAACGACTGCTGAACCGTAAAGTGCCCGGTGTTCGTTGTCTTGTCGGCATGCGCTATTTTCATCCGCTGATAGAGGACACCCTGGCTGCAGCTCTCGAAGCTGGGTCCCGCAGGTTCATATTCCTGCCGATGTATCCACAGTTCAGCCGTGCCACAACCGGCTCATCGTTTCAAGTTGTTCGCCGGATTACCGAAGGCCGGGAGGTCGAATGTATATTCATCGATGACTTCCACGACGACCCCGGATACACACGGCTATTGAAAGAGCATATAGATGTGCATATATCCGCCGATGAAACGCTGCTCTTTTCGGCGCACAGTTTGCCGCAGAGATTCGTGGATGAAGGCGATCCCTATGTTCAGCAGGTACGGATCAGCGCCGGTTTGGCGGCAGGCGACCGCGAGTACGCTCTTTCATACCAGAGCCGGACCGGGCCGGTCAAATGGGTGGGGCCGGATACGATTGTCGAGGCAAGACGACTGTTGAGTGATCCCCGGAAGAAGCTGTTTGTTGTGCCGTTGAGCTTTGTCTGCGACCATATCGAGACATTGTATGAGATCGACATCGACCTAAGACAGCAACTCGGTGCTGATGGATCGCGGATTCGCAGGATGCCGATGCTCAATGGTAACCCCGGGTTTTCTGAAGTGCTGGCCGACATTGTTACGCGAAAGGGAGGACTGCATGGCCTCGGTTGA